The window CTAGATCGTATGTTTGTCAATCGCAATCCCtattaaaacaacgcaacttagttatttttagttattCTAGACTATCCTAGAACAGTGTCGCCGGAGTCGCGCCGGTCGGAAGCGAATCGGTAGACAGTAGGCATAATTGGCCATGATTGGCCCGACAATATTATCTCGCGGAGAGATAAACTAAGACTTCCTCTctgaatattgacattatggaaaatggaTTTTACATGATTTGATGCAcaatattaaccatagctatttGCCCCTacatttgatttatttcgatttttagggttccgtacccaaagggtaaaaacgggaccctattactaagactcccctgtctgtccgtccgtccgtccgtccgtccgtccgtccgtccgtccgtccgtccgttcgtccgtccgtccgtctgtcaccaggctgtatctcacgaaccgtgatagctagacagttgaaattttcacagatgatgtatgtatttctgttgccgctataacaacaaatactaaaaacagaataaaataaagatttaagtggggctcccatacaacaaacgtgatttttgaccgaagttaagcaacgtcgggcgggatcagtacttggatgggtgaccgtttttttgcttgttttgctctattttttgttgatggtgcggaaccctccgtgcgcgagtccgactcgcacttggccggttttttgattattgtaaaaattaggagcgaaaaacagatttcataccAATTTTTAAATGTTCCTAACTcttacaataattaaaaattcggACAAAATCGAAGTTAGGggcatatatacctacaacaaattgtttcaaaatattttcaataatgttaatatccagggaggaaaatgaggactttgaggtttcatttcatttcatttatttattcgcgataaattgtatgtttacataagatGGTATTACCTTTTTATAACATGTTGTATTgtctcaatacaattttaccAGATCGGGGTAGATTTCCTTtcgtcttaaggggcccactgattaacagtccgccggacgttatcggcctgtcagttacaacaaaaagttgataccgtccggcggaaaGTTAATCAGTGGGGCCCCTTTAATGCCGATTGTACCTACTACGGTACCGTGCTACCGTTTGGCGTGggcagtaggtacttaaactatTTGCTATTTAAACTAGctaaagtaatatttaatttatttattagcgTAAATGGCAGAGCTTACCTACATAACAGTGCGAGTATCACATCCTTGATTATgtactatgggcccgattcggattttgaaatagacatctactagatatcttttagacgtcacaagatacgataacgatatgtttaagatctaacctgtcaaatttgacgtttctgcgattctggagatactcttgaacgatttccacaagatatgacttagagatccaattcacatctaatagatatctaacactagctcacgtaaaagtgacattggttgcccgaattgagctgaaaaagagaactagttgaaatctaaactataacgtatctagaatggatctagtacctacgtgtcgtctcttgtgaatatcttgaagttcgaatacggcagtatgtgtcatgtgtatgtatgttattatgttctatgtggctaccaccagtttggcactgacataaacgctatcgagaacgtaacttactttctaatgTATCACGCTCTTACTCGCTTATTAGTGCGGATTTAGGAAAATGCTCTTTCgagattaaactttcgtgagacttaaactgtttagacgacaacggttttacTCACTTGAATTTGAGGCGGGGGTTTTAGGTTTGACTTGACGCGGGCGGCGCGGTCATTGCACGAAGTACAGCCGCCGCgggcactcgagcctgaggaaggacccccgacgggcccaaaacatgtcgccaatagcgactaaaaatcgttgtcgtctaaacagtttaaaatgttaatttttcAAAAAGGCAGATGAGCAGATgcatcgcctgatggtaagcaattaccgtagACCATGAAAGTTccttgccggcctttaagatgggagtacgcttttCTTGATGGTTTGGgaccgattcgaactttaagatgcgacaattaatagatctagaaacgatatgaattagatatgtcagtgtcaaatatgacgttaaaacaaaaacgttacttttgacactgatatatctaatccatatcgtttctaggtttattaattgacgtatctcaaagttcgaatcgggcagctAGAAGGTAGAAGTTGCTTAagcttaaagtctatttttttattcggtagattgaaatgacagttaatagtatgaacatgaaatgtcattccatactattaactgtcatttcagtctaccgaataaaaaaatagactttaggtacctacttttcaaTCGATCCCAAAAGTACACCTCCACAAATCACTGCTATTGTTTACCAGCGCAGCGCTTAACCCATCACACTCACTCTTCGAAAACCACGATATACAAAGTTTTCCACGACAACTCCAAAAGAAACCAACTCATCACAACATAGCTCACTCTCTTTCTATTTTCTCGCGATTCGCGAATGTTTTGTACAAAACATGTAAGTTGTTTGGTTGGGTATTAGGAGATAACTGAACTGAGTGTGACGCAAGGAACGCCACGATTGGACGCATAGACGAAGGTGTTAAGGCCAagccacataataaataatagtactaccgtacagaaaggacacatcctatacaaaaccgaagtttgacagcgattcagggcaGATCTGCACAACTCCCGTTGTTGTGCTTTTTCCGGCCAACTGATGATGGTGTTGGTGTCTAAGTTATTCCGCCATCTCCGTCTGGGTCTGCCAcgtaaaaacattttaaaataatattgaactctgattataaattataatgataACGCTACGGAGCCTTAACTTCTGTTGACTCTTCTCGTTGATACATTTACTTAGGTTCCGCAGAAATAGTTGCATAACTAACTCAGACATATTCTATGTTTTAGCGACCGAGATGTTTGAAAAATGATAACCTGATATTTTGGCATGGCAAAAGGACTCCCCTAAAATTTTTCGGAGTTGGggccaaaatatataaaaaaactgtttagttgaaatttcaatcacagatgatgtgtttctgttgccactataacaacaaacactaaaaacataataaaataaatatttaactggggctcccatacaaacgtgattttttgccgttttttgctcgATATTACGGAATAGTACGGAAACATTCGtccgcgagttcgactcgcactaggccggttttttttatatatgaaaactatatcactagagtctgttcggaaagagaagagtcgtgaaatgtatggggcccaatacatttcacgactcttctctttccgaacagactctatatcAGGCACATTTTACGATACCCTCCGCCATCTACTCCCGTTCTTGCCAGCTTGAATAGCTTGTCCAAGTTTGTCGTGGTGacacttttattaattaaaagcaGTGCTAATAGAGCAGGGAAAGCGGGAcaaccggcctagccaaggtgactatcgctatcgcttcgccatcgaatcgctttgtcacTTATCACTCTTCCCTATTAGTACCTATGACAGTGACAATTGCGCttcattcgctacggagcgttagcgattggcatgttggctacggggccaggtCCCTAGAATAGAAAAAACGCGTTGCGTTGCTATCTATGTAGCCAGAAGCATTTTATGACGGCGTACGTAGGTCAATGTACTGTGTAGGGCTTGCGTTATATGTTGAACGCTAAAATCGCATGTTGAACAATAACATTTTAAGACAATGGACTAAACATTTGAAAGAAATGGTGTATGAGGTAATGTAATGGTttgtttatatgtttatttaaattttattgcacaaaatccAAACGAGCTTTGGAGCTATTGTAAAcaactaaaaaacacattaaactATACACAAACAATTAAACGGATTAAACCCCTTAACTATAGATTCGCGTAAGGGATTCGTGTAAGGAGGTGCAAGCACCTACTGCTCGTCCTATAgatttagattagattagatttctttatttcaagatgaaaattacaatataaatttgttacattcgtcaaaattatgtttatcttttcatcatgatcgtcaaaaattacattataaatttaaaataaaaaataataagattaattgtgtctcccaataaggatcgtcatgtacaaagaaaaaccggccaagtgcgagtcggactcgcgttccaagggttccgtacattaagtccgactcacgcttgactgcacatttcttataggtttcctgtcatctataggtaaagaactattttgtgtatttttttttcaaaattttagacccagtagttctggagataagggggggggaatggtcattttttgcctattttcttgaataactgctaaactacatatttaccctaaaattataaaatatatatatatgagattcttataatgagctctttcatttgatatgtaacacgatatagtttgaaaaactttattttttaattttctcatttaccccccaaaaatggcctccatatttaaaattcatttatttacgttacacgtccatctttgggtcacaaacttacatatgtgtgccaaatttcaacttaattggtccagtagtttcggagaaaataggctgtgacagacggacggacagacagacacgcgagagatcctattagggttccgttttttccttttgagttaACATTAAAGTCTATGTCAACGTAAATGATTTGTAACTGTTATgtcattaaaatgtcaaataaagataaaaataatacaaatgaaCCAAAGAACTAAATGTCATGTTTAAATACAAAtcaacaatttaataataaataaaatttgtattgtttttgtaagtgttctgagaaattaaatgaataaaggaaataaaattacatatgtcgttacaaattcaattcCATGTACTCATTTACAGAGTACAGGGGGTTATCCAACAAAAGGTTTCTCAATTTGCGCTTAAATGTTTCGTCATACGGCTCATTTCTGAGATCAGCAGGTAGGTGCTCGTAGTAAGTCGGGCCGATGACACGTGGGTTCTTTCTTGAAAGTGCCATGCGACGGGGAACTGTTCTCAGACGCCCTGCAGCTCGAAGCCGTTTGCCCGGAAAGTTAACATGTGCAAATTGGGATATATTCTGTCTTACATATATCAGTACATCGAACAGGTATTGTGAGTAGTGCGTCATTATACGTTGAGAACCAAAGAGCTCTTTACAAGGGTGCCTGTCTTTTACACCGGTAAGTGTACGTATTGCGCGATTCTGCATTATTAGAACTCTTTTTGCATCTGTTGAATTGCCCCAGAGCAGTGAGCCCTATGCCATAATAGAATGGAAATGCGCAAAGTACACCAGCTTTAAGGCTTCTGATGAGATAAGTGGCTTCAGTTTCCTCAACGCAAACGACGCACCACCCAATCGATCGCAAAGGTTGTCTACATGGCACTTCCAATTTAGAGTGTTTGTCAATCATAAACCCTAGGAACTTACTCTTTTCGCACATGGGCATCGGAAAGTTAGCCATGCACGGTGGCAGTTGAACCTTTCGACCGGAAAACAACATAACATTTGATTTCGAATAATTAAGCAATAGCCCATTTGCTGAGAACCATGCCTCCAATTGGTTGCAAGCATCATGAATTTTTAAAGCCAGTTGGTCATAAGAGCTTGCACCAACCAACACAGTTGTGTCATCCGCAAACAATACAGACAAGCCAGATCCAATATTCGATGGTAGGTCGTTgacaaataacaaaaataaggtacctatttCCAAGGGAGGAACTATAGACTAGTCAAAGCCGAGTCTTTCAAAGATTGCATATCTGTATTGGCTGTATTGCATTTACTCGAGGGAGTCGAGAGTTTGGGAGAGTACCGCCGTAGCTGGGTGGGGTGGCCTTGAGCTTAGGGCGTTAGCCAACGtaaactggccgcgtagccaacgtgccaatcgctaacgctacgtagcgaacgaaacgcaactgtcactgtcacactaatatggaagagtgatagagagacacaaagagattcgatggcgaagcgcaagcgattgtcaccttgactGGACCGCTTGAAGATGTCGGTTCGATTTCGGTCCCGGCCAGCCAATTTTTTTATCTAGAATGTACAGTATTTCAATGCTTAGGTATTGCCGTGGTAATTGGCATATAGGTGTGACTTTGTGCACAACGAACTCTTTTAAGATTCGACCTTCGATTTATGTCGAATCATTTAGCAAATATACCATCGTGGATTTTTTTCGCGTTATAAAAATAGTTAGGTAATGCAAAATTCAGCAACTATGGAGATAAGTTGGTTTTGTTGCAGAATTTTAATATGAGTCCCGAGCGAGCGGAAGATTAATTTAACATAATCAAAAGCGAAATCTAAAGGATCTTAACCCTGGCgaaatatttaatatgtagACTAAGGGCGAATGAATtgcctataaaaatatattaatcacTGACAGAATACTTAAAGTAATTATTATGCGAAGGAATAAAAAACTATAACCAAATTAACTCAATTTATTTGACTAGTTCGGTATACAGTGTACCTATAGGGatcaataataatgaaaatgtaTTGTATCCTATGTAAGTTAAGTATTTAGTACGGAGCGAGCTCTATCTATGGGAACCTAGCCAACATgataatcgttgatagaaaacattGAAACTAAAAGGGTcatattccacctgtccaaagtctactctctcattaagcaaaatgtgagacaccAATACACATtgaaccaatgatttataactcaagataggttataggcgttccaaaattgaagcgcttaccttgtgacaaattggacaagttgcctttagtctcggctggacaagcgagaaatgtgtacgtgctaacgagctcccgtacACCGAAAGTGAAAgggacgaccttatgtttaacaacgagtgtgacaaagatggatggaatgagaaaattaatcaaaaagaacagatttcttcgtaggcacagaaattaatatggaagtattttgtgtgctcctcaagtatgagtataacctatctatggttttatataatatcattgcattGAACAAAGAAATTGGGTAGGTGTAGTACCACCCTAATGTAcagaaatagtcacgtgacttttcgtagcgtctatcatcccgatacattttttcttttagcgtatgtacgattgtcatgttGGCTAGCCTGATCATACGCAATAACCGCAACCATAATACGATTTCTTGTCGGCccgattcaaactttaagatacgccAATTAATAGAGATCTAGAAGCGacatggattagatatgtcagtgttaaatgtgacatttcttcaaacaaaaacgacaCTGACACATCTGATACATATCGTTTCttgatctattaattgacgtatcttaaagttcgaatcgggcagtgTATGTTTAAAGAGGGGCGGGTAGATTGGCAGCCAAGTTCTTGATGAGCTCGTCCATATGTATGATGTTGGAGCGCGCCTGCTGAGCGATGCGGCCTTCAGGTAGTTCTGGGGGCTCGTGCTTCAGCAGTTGCACGGATTGCAGCAGAATTCGCCGGGATTCctgcaatacaatacaatataaatccagcaagctgtacccgcacctttttcattacttaatcaaattgttgcacaatgtttagataaatacttacctacttactctttaTATCTAAGATGGGCTAATTACCTGCCTATTACTCTATAACTAAGAACAGCTGTAAACCGAGCATGACCCCTGGACCATCAGTCATGGACTTCCTCCGTCCAGTCTCTGCCACTGCAGCATGTAGCTCGAAGAGCTGCGTGCCCCGTAGTCTGACACCTGCTGCAAACTGCGTTATATGGTGACATTCGTACATACCGAGACATATCCCAGCATGACCCCTAGCCCATCAGTCATGGACTTCCTCCGTCCAGTCTCTGCCACAGCAGCATGTAGCTCGAAGAGCACGGTGCCCCGTAGTCTCACACCTGCTGCAAACTGCGTTATATGGTGACATTCGTACATACCGAGATATATCCGAACATGACCCCTGGACCATCAGTCATGGACTTCCTCCGTCCAGTCTCTGCCACTGCAGCATGAAGCTCGAAGAGCAGGGTGCCCCGCAGGCGGACCTCCGCTGcaaaaatgcaatttaaagATGAAAATCGGTCCCCGGTCAATGGTAAAACTATGCAAACTATCTTACACTGGCCTAACTTGGTTTGTAGCTTTGTAACATATCATATAATGGATCAATCCCACGCACTTATTGATACGATCATTATGTAACACAATAAACGTTTTTATTACCAGGTGCTAAGGTCTCAAGTAGATCAGCAATGCCGCGACAGAGTTGCGTCTTCAGTAGAAGCCTGTCATCGCTCACTGAAGCCAAACCCAGCTCGCTCTCTTGGCCAATCAGCTGGGCGAGGGCTAGAGAGACGTCTGTTAGGTAGTAGTGCCGAGGATAAAGGTAGGCGCTGCAGTGGTTTATGAACCTGGGAAAGAAATTGCCAAATATTAATGTCAAatattttgacgactggtctggcccaGTGGGTTAGTGATAACAATATAacagtaataacatatactaatctatgagtgaccctgcctgtgaagccgcggtcctgggttcgaatcccggtaagggcatttatttgcgtGATGAGCGCTGATATTTGTTCCTGGTttactatgtatttatgtatgtgtatatgatatatatctttgtctgagtacccacaacactagccttcttgagcttactgtgggacttagtcaatgaatgtcctataatatttatttatttaatgtaacgAAAACATGTATGTACACGTCAGATTACATTACTTACAGAGATAAGAGCTAGTTAGTTCTCTAACAATAACAGTTCTGTAAAATGACGCTTGGTCTTCGCTAAACAGCGGAGAAGAATATACTCAAGCTTAACAAAAGTATTCTTGAGATAAGGTTGCTAAAAATGTAAGGCTGGCTCTGTTGTAGGATTCCACCAGAAAACCGCTTAGATAAGATAACTAAAAATGACTTGAATTGAAATTTAATCTTACCAAGACGAGGTAAGCTTATGGTCTGAGCCTGTCCAGAAAAAACCCATTAAAACACTACCTTTCACAAGCATCAGCATCTCCCTTCGGCATGATGCTGAGCTCCCTCCCAATGTCTTGCAGAAGCTGTTGCATGATGGCGTCAGAGACGGCATCCTTGCAGACCCGGCAGATCCACATCTTCTGGTCCAGGTTGCGGGTCGACGGGTCTGGGGACTTGGTTTTGTGGAGGATTGGGACGAGGAAGGTCTCCGGGAGGAGGTAGCCTTTGCAGTCCCTGTGGTGATGGAATGAGCGttgttttaaaatgtaatacaGACAATGCTACGATTTCTACTGATATATCAACTACCTGGCGTGGATTCCTCCACGTTAATAGATATATCTAACATAGCATAGCATCtagttaatatatatttatatttaaatactatttattgGAAATCGGAAATCggctaaaaattataattttctgaCAGGTCAAGTGTAATGAAGAATTATAAACAAACATTTTtgaactcattattttttaagttgatgatatttttaattcatgtcACCCGGGCGAAAAAGTGGATTCATTTGCTACCTATAAAATGTAATTGTATCGCTACATTCGCTACCCTAGAATTAGGTACTACACAAATACATCCACCTATAATCACATAACATATTGAATGCTTGAACTAAcctataaccatagagaaaaaaatacatagattgctcactccatacatcagttttagtaccaaaaagactattagcatctagcatcgagtagcggaactatcagtactgctacttgacaatagatgtagcagtactgatagttctgctactcgatgctagatgtaggcactgaaattaatagtctaactgatgtatggagtgagcactcttgtcttactatatttctctatgcctataaTTAACCCTTCCTTCCCTTTTTTTTGTCCATTGTCGAGTTAAAGGAAGTAAGctcataatcataattcataatgtaCCAGTCAGTAGAGTTTTTGCAGATATTTAGGTACTCTAGAATTCTAGATAATTAAGTTTAGTAGATATAATGTGATCTTTTAATTGCGAACACCATGCCACTTGTTTGATTACTTTGATTACAGATCTTTGATCTCGCTGGTTTCTTATCAACTCGTCACAGATAAGATAAGGTCTTTTAGGTGTTTTTTTAGGGCACGCAATGATTTAGTGCGAATTATGTGTTACGGTAGACTGTTCAAATAATGTTGTTGTGTTCAAATAATGTTAAACTATAAGCTACgtactctgcaccgacttttcCGTGATAAAAcgtgaaataaattttaataaaagtcatatttacataatatatagtttatgGTGACACTGCCACACTCTGCAACTACAAAGCGGAGTTACCTTGGTCCTACTCTATCATCACGTGTATCGTCACGTGTTCCTTTGATAAATCATTATATCGCATAATTGTGCTCAGAGATTATGAAGACAGTAAACTTTCGTATCAATTCACGCGTAGAATCAGAAAATTAAATGCAGCGCATTATCAGACTTTTCTTTAGAATATTCTTatcttttataaataattatcgtGATGGACGTGAGAGCAAATTTAGCAGACGGTTCTTTTTTAGTTAAAGCAAACAGTCTTGTTTTGCGAAAAATCGAAACACGAGCAAGTAAGATGAGTACGATTATAACAGTGTGGGTAATAATTTTGCATAGTAACTGTTTGCTTTATGTGGCTCATACCGTGACACCATGCTGAGTGAAAACCATTTAGACCAACTTTTATAATTTCGTATCAtcatttttagttaatttaatataaGTGTATTGTGTTAATAAATTgcctttcttttctttttatttcttaacCCTTCAAGTGGCATACGTCATTTTTCAGTAGGTAGTtggaattttaattttactttaatttgtcaaatttaaaatttaattaacattATCGACCACGAGCCGGTGACCTGCCACTTGAACGGTTAAAGGTAACCTAACTTACTTCTTTTTACATTTAATGGCACTATAATTAGTTCCAAGTTCCGTTGGATCCGCGCAACGCGCACACGCACATTCGAAGAACTTGGAGTCCGCGAGATGGTGGCGACGGGCTTCGGTGCCCCAAAGAGGGTCTGTGTAGCAGACGGTGATGTGGCTGCCTGAGGGGATGTCCTGGCCGGCGCAGAGGACCTGGGGAGCATGCAGTGGTTTAAAAATGGTCAAGTGAATAGACTTCCTTCCGCACTAAAAGTCAACGGTTTAAAAAAATTCGGATCATGCCTAAGCTTAGTTTTTCCTCTGGGTTGAATGGTCAGGGTGTGACATTCGttgacgctccgtagcgtagcgtGGGTACTGCATGGTTATGTTACGTGCGACAGGAGCGTTTTGTTTCGCATTTTGTCTACGCATGTTGTTTTCCTAAAAACCAATTCCTGCGCAGATTTTTGGGATGCGGTGGAC of the Cydia amplana chromosome 14, ilCydAmpl1.1, whole genome shotgun sequence genome contains:
- the LOC134653907 gene encoding SET domain-containing protein SmydA-8, with the protein product MKSLGSCYVCLAPSSQKCSGCQEVHYCSREHQKQHWKQHKHQCTPVRVKEDDKVGRFLEATRDIKPGDVVVKEKPLITGPSQVTPPVCLGCYKQLEAGKTVDCELCGWPFCSQDCTMRDEHTPECHYTEKRGEKVSIPSSSFGVPHPNYQCITVLRCLYQRDHDVQLWEKLQALESHCEDRRGTDKWQNDRKMIADFIWKFFKLEGVFSEEEIMKCCGILQINGHEVPLLEPEYVSVFDRISMVEHNCRANCNKSFTSDGQIVLCAGQDIPSGSHITVCYTDPLWGTEARRHHLADSKFFECACARCADPTELGTNYSAIKCKKKDCKGYLLPETFLVPILHKTKSPDPSTRNLDQKMWICRVCKDAVSDAIMQQLLQDIGRELSIMPKGDADACERFINHCSAYLYPRHYYLTDVSLALAQLIGQESELGLASVSDDRLLLKTQLCRGIADLLETLAPAEVRLRGTLLFELHAAVAETGRRKSMTDGPGVMFGYISESRRILLQSVQLLKHEPPELPEGRIAQQARSNIIHMDELIKNLAANLPAPL